The Sphingobacterium bambusae genome includes a window with the following:
- a CDS encoding polyamine aminopropyltransferase, translating to MVRKKNLAIFLLIAVFIIATCGLIYELVAGALASYLLGDSVKQFSFVIGTYLFSMGVGSYLAKFITKNLFDRFIDIELLIGLIGGTSSVVLFLLFQEVEHFQFVLYLFVFLTGCLCGMEIPLLMNILRDRVNFRDLVSNVFAFDYIGALIASVLFPIVLIPKLGVMGTSLLFGIINIIVGVLLSFYFSKQLKKPLQLQIKSLTCLAIIATTFYFSDELLKFSESKLYSSNVIYKHSTPYQRIVLTEAMGDYQLFLNNNLQFSTKDEYRYHEVLVHPAMSVSKSPKKILVLGGGDGLAVREILKYESVESVVLVDLDEGMTKLFQTNEILRSYNKNALNDPRVTVVNQDAFIWAKEAQEQFDVMIIDFPDPSNYSLGKLYTNSFYRSLRPLMKPQCIISVQTTSPYFAPKSYWCIHETIASVYPNISAYHAYVPSFGEWGFCIFSPDMKVNFNRTNQRVADLRFYDYNFSKLIDFPKDMINREVEINRLDNQILVRYFDEEWSKI from the coding sequence ATGGTTAGAAAGAAAAATCTGGCAATTTTTCTGCTTATCGCGGTGTTTATTATTGCTACTTGCGGATTAATCTATGAATTGGTTGCCGGAGCCTTAGCGAGTTATCTTTTAGGGGATTCTGTAAAGCAGTTTTCCTTTGTAATCGGCACCTATCTTTTCTCAATGGGCGTAGGTTCTTATCTGGCGAAGTTTATCACGAAGAACCTGTTCGATCGTTTTATTGATATTGAGTTGCTCATTGGGTTGATCGGCGGTACAAGTTCGGTTGTCCTATTTTTGTTATTTCAAGAGGTAGAACATTTTCAATTTGTACTTTATTTATTCGTGTTTCTGACCGGATGTTTGTGCGGAATGGAGATTCCATTGCTCATGAATATCCTTCGCGATCGCGTGAATTTTCGAGACCTTGTGTCTAATGTCTTTGCTTTTGACTATATCGGTGCTTTGATTGCTTCGGTTCTTTTCCCAATAGTGCTTATTCCTAAGTTAGGCGTAATGGGAACTTCTTTATTGTTCGGGATAATCAATATCATTGTAGGAGTACTGTTGTCATTCTATTTCTCAAAACAGCTTAAAAAGCCATTACAGCTGCAAATTAAATCGTTGACCTGCTTGGCTATTATTGCTACGACCTTTTATTTTTCTGATGAATTATTGAAATTCTCGGAAAGTAAATTGTATAGCAGTAATGTGATTTACAAGCATTCTACACCCTACCAACGGATAGTTTTAACGGAAGCGATGGGCGATTATCAGTTGTTCCTAAACAATAATTTACAGTTTAGTACCAAAGATGAATATCGGTACCATGAAGTACTGGTACATCCAGCGATGTCTGTGTCCAAATCTCCAAAAAAAATACTCGTGCTAGGAGGTGGTGATGGTTTAGCCGTTCGGGAAATACTGAAATATGAATCCGTTGAATCAGTCGTTCTTGTCGATCTCGACGAAGGTATGACTAAACTTTTTCAAACGAATGAAATTCTGCGAAGCTATAACAAAAATGCCTTAAACGACCCGCGCGTTACGGTCGTTAATCAAGATGCTTTTATTTGGGCAAAAGAAGCTCAGGAACAATTTGACGTTATGATTATAGACTTTCCTGATCCATCTAATTATAGTCTTGGGAAACTGTATACGAATAGTTTTTACAGAAGTTTACGGCCTCTTATGAAGCCTCAATGTATCATATCTGTACAAACGACGTCTCCTTATTTTGCGCCAAAATCGTATTGGTGTATTCATGAAACCATCGCTTCCGTTTATCCCAATATTAGTGCTTATCATGCCTATGTACCATCTTTCGGAGAATGGGGATTCTGTATTTTTTCGCCTGATATGAAAGTGAATTTTAATCGTACAAACCAACGTGTAGCCGATCTAAGGTTTTATGATTACAATTTTTCCAAGCTGATCGATTTCCCGAAAGATATGATTAACCGTGAGGTTGAAATTAATCGGTTAGACAACCAAATTTTAGTTCGTTATTTTGATGAAGAGTGGAGCAAAATTTAA
- a CDS encoding DUF350 domain-containing protein, protein MNYDFFYKGIAASVIYSLIGIAVLLLAYWILERLTPENSWQEIVKNKNVALAVVFAAFIIGISIIIAAAIHG, encoded by the coding sequence ATGAATTATGATTTTTTTTATAAAGGAATCGCGGCCTCAGTTATTTATTCACTGATTGGCATAGCCGTACTTTTACTCGCTTATTGGATTTTGGAAAGACTCACACCAGAAAATTCTTGGCAAGAGATTGTAAAAAATAAGAATGTCGCATTAGCAGTTGTTTTTGCTGCTTTTATTATTGGGATATCCATTATAATTGCTGCCGCTATTCATGGTTAG
- a CDS encoding S-adenosylmethionine decarboxylase family protein → MKLNDLLYLKEIQLINSMTAQYNPGTHKLLTLQVDEESLLKNIDDFLATATVEIEKNKLNIVGLSTHTFDGGGFTVAICLMESHICIHTWPEFKQLTLDIYLCNYLRDNTEKVEGLSQVFKAYFQSKVVKEITVNR, encoded by the coding sequence TTGAAACTAAATGATTTACTATATTTGAAGGAAATCCAATTGATTAACTCAATGACTGCGCAGTACAATCCCGGCACACATAAATTGCTCACATTACAAGTTGATGAAGAAAGTCTTTTAAAAAATATAGACGACTTTCTTGCAACGGCCACCGTAGAAATTGAAAAGAACAAGTTAAATATCGTTGGGCTATCAACGCATACTTTCGATGGTGGCGGATTTACAGTCGCCATTTGTTTGATGGAATCCCATATCTGTATTCATACCTGGCCTGAATTTAAACAGTTAACTTTGGATATTTATCTCTGCAATTACTTAAGAGATAATACGGAGAAGGTTGAAGGCCTGAGCCAAGTGTTTAAAGCATATTTTCAATCGAAAGTTGTTAAGGAAATCACTGTAAATCGATAG
- a CDS encoding cyclic nucleotide-binding domain-containing protein encodes MIATLINYVLQFGQLNAQQIDYISDKAKIVHLQKEDYFSKAGKTARKVGFIVDGVMRVCYYDNQGAEITMYYGRT; translated from the coding sequence ATGATAGCGACATTGATCAACTATGTACTGCAATTTGGACAGCTTAATGCGCAGCAAATTGACTATATCAGTGACAAGGCGAAGATAGTGCACCTCCAGAAAGAAGACTATTTTTCCAAAGCTGGAAAGACTGCACGAAAAGTAGGCTTTATTGTCGACGGAGTCATGCGTGTTTGTTATTATGACAATCAAGGTGCAGAAATCACGATGTATTATGGAAGAACATAA
- a CDS encoding Crp/Fnr family transcriptional regulator: protein MEEHNFVVDLDSFDNNIPSSAYVQAITDCTLIIFTRKDWEDLTNTIIGWESIVHKIVKKSVIQKLDGRSPLVSEDATTRYFAFMEKYPQLLHRIPRSYLASYLGITQSSLSRIRKNIS, encoded by the coding sequence ATGGAAGAACATAATTTTGTAGTCGATTTAGACAGCTTCGATAACAACATCCCTTCCTCGGCTTATGTACAGGCGATCACGGATTGCACACTCATCATATTTACAAGAAAAGATTGGGAAGACCTCACGAATACCATTATCGGATGGGAAAGTATCGTGCACAAGATCGTCAAAAAATCCGTGATCCAAAAATTAGACGGAAGGAGTCCACTGGTTTCCGAAGACGCTACTACGCGCTATTTTGCCTTTATGGAAAAATATCCGCAGCTCCTCCATCGCATCCCACGGTCCTACTTAGCGTCCTATCTCGGCATTACCCAATCCTCGTTAAGCCGTATACGAAAGAACATCAGTTAA
- a CDS encoding nuclear transport factor 2 family protein, with protein sequence MKKTLTTIAAAIIMISSFSSFAAEKNNPLKNVESTKIINTYLEATTLGSIELNKFLFADDFQYSNSANNDTFNKREYTAFLKAHKGVNFDCKTSYEILDQSGKACMAKATMVFEKFTRVDYITLSQDQDGWKVSKVVTTYP encoded by the coding sequence ATGAAAAAGACATTAACAACCATCGCAGCAGCCATCATCATGATCAGCTCATTCTCTTCTTTCGCAGCAGAGAAAAACAATCCGTTAAAGAACGTAGAATCGACAAAGATTATCAATACCTACTTGGAAGCAACCACGCTTGGCAGTATCGAATTAAATAAATTCCTTTTTGCTGATGATTTCCAGTACAGCAACAGTGCAAACAATGACACATTCAACAAGCGCGAATACACCGCTTTCTTAAAAGCACACAAAGGCGTAAACTTTGACTGTAAGACAAGCTATGAAATCTTGGATCAAAGTGGAAAGGCTTGCATGGCAAAAGCAACGATGGTTTTTGAGAAATTTACGCGTGTAGATTACATCACCTTGAGTCAGGATCAGGATGGTTGGAAAGTAAGCAAGGTTGTGACTACTTACCCTTAA